The Streptomyces kanamyceticus genome window below encodes:
- a CDS encoding FG-GAP repeat domain-containing protein: MLSKRSRLIAAPVAAVALTLTVAGYQASAAGSSASDDAGQSGKTARAAAPCLSDATTLVGDLDGDGRPDKISNPGHTGTKMTVQWGAADGSFGAKKAVRDLVGTRSGEVTTAAVADFQKDGKLDLVVNIVKPSGVDDPNSARVAQYRPGPLKRADLSSASARKLDIGDTREVKQLSVANYGGDAYPDLATLNNAGDGVWERSVRLSKASSGPGKYDYDLDQKYGETGTPAEPPAMPTDGWKHFYKSCS, encoded by the coding sequence ATGCTCAGCAAGCGCTCACGGCTGATCGCCGCGCCGGTCGCGGCTGTCGCCCTCACCCTGACCGTCGCCGGGTACCAGGCCAGTGCGGCAGGCTCTTCGGCATCGGACGACGCGGGACAGTCCGGCAAGACCGCGCGGGCAGCGGCCCCGTGCCTGTCCGACGCCACCACGCTGGTCGGTGACCTCGACGGTGACGGCCGCCCCGACAAGATCTCGAACCCCGGCCACACCGGCACCAAGATGACGGTCCAGTGGGGTGCGGCGGACGGTTCGTTCGGCGCCAAGAAGGCCGTTCGCGACCTGGTCGGCACGAGGTCGGGCGAGGTCACAACCGCCGCGGTCGCCGACTTCCAGAAGGACGGCAAACTGGACCTCGTCGTCAACATCGTCAAGCCGTCCGGCGTGGACGACCCCAACTCCGCCCGCGTCGCCCAGTACCGGCCGGGACCGCTCAAGCGCGCCGACCTGAGCTCCGCCTCCGCCAGGAAGCTGGACATCGGCGACACCCGCGAGGTCAAGCAGCTCAGCGTCGCCAACTACGGCGGCGACGCCTACCCGGACCTCGCGACCCTCAACAACGCGGGCGACGGGGTCTGGGAGCGGTCCGTCCGTCTGTCGAAGGCGAGCAGCGGCCCGGGCAAGTACGACTACGACCTGGACCAGAAGTACGGCGAGACCGGTACCCCGGCCGAGCCGCCCGCCATGCCCACCGACGGCTGGAAGCACTTCTACA
- a CDS encoding SDR family NAD(P)-dependent oxidoreductase — translation MSSASQSRPWNVHRLPSAEGKTFLITGGNAGIGYFAAEQLAATGAVVVLGSRDAAKADAAMASIRSRVPGAQVRHLALDLADLSSLKSAADRLNLDRLDAVVHNAGVALDDPPRRETADGHELMFGTNHLGHFALTQWLAPLLSAAPAGRVVTVGSFAARSERLDLDDLQSARDYRPGRTYGRSKLAQMSFGFALDRHLRAVGSTVLSVVAHPGGALDSLTPSRPPVHVTTGGERLRALPAGLLVQGKDAGARPVVRAVLDPEVRGGQLWGPRVFGLRGAPRREPARAHMTDPAVAARLWDASCELVDADPRLGFS, via the coding sequence GTGTCATCCGCATCCCAGAGCAGGCCGTGGAACGTTCACCGGCTGCCGTCCGCCGAGGGCAAGACCTTCCTCATCACCGGGGGCAACGCCGGAATCGGCTACTTCGCCGCGGAGCAGCTCGCCGCGACCGGTGCCGTCGTCGTACTCGGCAGCAGGGACGCCGCGAAGGCCGACGCCGCCATGGCCTCGATCCGCTCACGCGTTCCCGGCGCGCAGGTGCGCCACCTGGCGCTGGACCTCGCCGATCTGTCGTCCCTGAAGTCCGCCGCGGACAGGCTGAACCTCGATCGTCTCGACGCGGTGGTCCACAACGCGGGCGTCGCGCTCGACGATCCGCCACGCCGGGAGACCGCTGACGGCCACGAGCTGATGTTCGGCACCAACCACCTCGGCCACTTCGCGCTCACCCAATGGCTGGCCCCTCTGCTTTCGGCGGCCCCGGCGGGCCGCGTCGTGACGGTGGGCAGCTTCGCGGCCCGGTCCGAGCGGCTGGACCTGGACGATCTGCAGTCGGCCCGTGACTACCGGCCGGGGCGTACCTACGGACGGTCGAAACTGGCCCAGATGTCCTTCGGCTTCGCACTCGATCGCCACCTGCGTGCCGTGGGCAGCACGGTGCTCAGCGTGGTGGCGCATCCCGGTGGCGCCCTTGACTCCCTCACCCCCTCCCGCCCGCCGGTCCACGTGACCACCGGCGGCGAACGGCTCCGCGCCCTTCCCGCCGGGCTCCTGGTGCAGGGCAAGGACGCCGGAGCACGGCCCGTCGTACGTGCCGTCCTCGACCCGGAGGTGCGGGGCGGGCAGTTGTGGGGGCCGCGGGTCTTCGGCCTGCGCGGCGCACCACGACGCGAGCCCGCCCGCGCCCACATGACCGACCCGGCCGTCGCCGCTCGGCTGTGGGACGCGAGCTGTGAACTGGTGGACGCCGACCCACGGCTCGGATTCTCATAA
- a CDS encoding AAA family ATPase yields the protein MSKLHVITGAPGAGKTTLLRHLRAYPFGTVDFDELPEADGHLLGIDITSPSASSVWPDYNRLWVKIAAMMLRAGRPVLVLCPLSPDEWASAAAGVADPPLAAWARLDCADEDRRARLAARGWETDEVQDAIEDAEELRGMVDREFTTTGRGPAEVAAAVAEWISCGAERHSAA from the coding sequence TTGTCGAAGCTGCACGTCATCACCGGCGCCCCCGGCGCGGGGAAGACCACACTCCTGCGCCACCTGAGGGCCTATCCGTTCGGCACCGTCGACTTCGATGAGCTGCCCGAGGCCGACGGGCACCTGCTGGGTATCGACATCACCTCGCCCTCGGCGAGCTCCGTGTGGCCCGACTACAACCGGCTCTGGGTGAAGATCGCGGCGATGATGCTCCGGGCCGGACGACCCGTGCTGGTCCTGTGCCCCTTGTCCCCCGACGAGTGGGCGAGCGCGGCCGCGGGCGTCGCCGACCCGCCGCTCGCCGCCTGGGCGCGGCTGGACTGCGCCGACGAGGACCGCCGCGCCCGCCTCGCCGCGCGCGGCTGGGAGACCGACGAGGTGCAGGACGCGATCGAGGACGCGGAGGAGCTCCGGGGCATGGTGGACCGGGAGTTCACCACCACAGGGCGCGGCCCCGCCGAGGTGGCCGCGGCCGTCGCCGAGTGGATCTCATGCGGTGCGGAGCGGCACTCCGCCGCGTGA
- a CDS encoding PH domain-containing protein: METVRIALPRRQRRSMLLGLAVVTVTLGLIALFVLPRAYANTTSSGAIATTVFAGIWLPSVFYILNRTFGTTTLTPEGMRFRTAVSRRLIPWHKITRIEDEHRTGRGGASWWVIRAHLTRGRPVVLPGVLSEGRRDEQFLATLRTLHEYRAPTARQR, translated from the coding sequence ATGGAAACGGTTCGAATAGCCCTCCCGAGACGCCAGCGACGCTCCATGCTCCTCGGCCTGGCGGTGGTGACGGTCACTCTCGGGTTGATCGCGCTCTTCGTACTTCCCCGTGCCTACGCGAACACGACCAGCAGCGGCGCCATCGCCACCACCGTCTTCGCCGGAATATGGCTGCCGAGCGTCTTCTACATCCTGAACCGCACGTTCGGCACGACCACGCTGACGCCCGAGGGAATGCGGTTCAGGACAGCGGTGAGCCGACGGCTGATCCCCTGGCACAAGATCACCCGCATCGAGGACGAGCACCGCACCGGCCGCGGCGGCGCCTCCTGGTGGGTCATCCGCGCCCACCTCACCCGGGGTCGCCCGGTGGTCCTCCCCGGTGTGCTCTCCGAGGGGCGGCGGGACGAGCAGTTCCTGGCCACCCTGCGGACGCTCCACGAGTACCGGGCCCCGACGGCACGGCAGCGATGA
- a CDS encoding DUF2975 domain-containing protein, whose protein sequence is MTLFLALLGGLAFAGKAVTHMLDDGAVCVRTDFWGNASLGPEGLPVADGVKATSSTARLCQDGPSTGQRAADLGGQLPWLLFVALAMLLFSRLLDGVVKEGPFTETVARRLTVLGWFVVVGMPVASLVVGWSHSWLVASMAPIVGSGPTFDGPMELVFAGLAAVILGRIMHQGVRMREDLEGTI, encoded by the coding sequence GTGACCCTTTTTCTGGCACTGCTCGGCGGACTGGCCTTCGCCGGTAAGGCAGTCACACACATGCTCGACGACGGCGCGGTCTGCGTGCGGACGGACTTCTGGGGCAATGCCTCGCTGGGGCCGGAGGGCCTGCCGGTGGCCGACGGTGTGAAGGCGACCAGCAGCACCGCGCGGCTGTGCCAGGACGGTCCTTCGACGGGGCAGCGCGCCGCGGACCTGGGCGGCCAACTGCCCTGGCTGCTCTTCGTCGCCCTCGCGATGCTGCTCTTCTCCCGGCTGCTGGACGGTGTGGTGAAGGAGGGACCGTTCACCGAAACGGTGGCGCGACGCCTCACCGTCCTGGGCTGGTTCGTCGTCGTGGGCATGCCGGTCGCCAGCCTCGTCGTAGGCTGGTCGCATTCCTGGCTGGTCGCGAGCATGGCGCCGATCGTGGGCTCCGGGCCGACGTTCGACGGGCCGATGGAGCTCGTCTTCGCCGGGCTCGCCGCGGTCATCTTGGGAAGGATCATGCATCAGGGTGTGCGGATGCGAGAGGACCTCGAAGGGACCATCTGA
- a CDS encoding helix-turn-helix domain-containing protein: MSDEELHAIRIHLDRILAERGMTLTELSAQVGITVVNLSVLKNGRAKAIRFSTLSRICDVLECQPGDLITHDPTEQA, translated from the coding sequence ATGTCCGATGAGGAACTGCATGCGATCCGGATCCACCTCGACCGGATCCTCGCGGAGCGCGGCATGACGCTCACGGAACTGTCCGCGCAGGTCGGCATCACCGTCGTCAACCTGTCCGTACTGAAGAACGGCCGGGCCAAGGCCATCCGCTTCTCGACCCTGTCGAGGATCTGCGACGTCCTCGAGTGCCAGCCGGGCGACCTGATCACCCACGACCCGACGGAACAGGCCTAG
- a CDS encoding DUF1062 domain-containing protein produces MLENWVVMPTCLPLVRRRCHNCASERFLANGKFRVNAHHKLIDAWLLVLCTSCGETAKLTVLERVNVRSVRPDLLDRMHDNDPALAAELLQDPILRRRNRVALDWDGAWRLDTGGSDHLDHEVIDVSVRFAARIPVRPVRLIAEGCGLSRAEVERLITEERIVSAVRLRGRLSDDFTFMLKR; encoded by the coding sequence GTGCTCGAAAACTGGGTGGTCATGCCCACCTGCCTGCCACTCGTTCGCCGTCGCTGCCACAACTGCGCGTCCGAACGCTTCCTGGCCAACGGCAAGTTCCGTGTCAACGCCCACCACAAGCTCATCGACGCCTGGCTCCTCGTGCTCTGCACTTCATGCGGGGAAACCGCGAAGCTCACGGTCCTGGAGCGTGTGAACGTGCGCTCCGTACGGCCTGATCTGCTGGACCGGATGCATGACAACGACCCCGCTCTGGCGGCCGAGTTGCTCCAGGATCCGATACTGCGGCGCCGCAATCGCGTCGCCCTCGACTGGGACGGCGCCTGGCGCCTCGACACCGGTGGATCGGATCACCTGGACCACGAGGTGATCGACGTCTCGGTCCGCTTCGCGGCGCGGATTCCGGTCCGTCCCGTACGGCTCATCGCCGAAGGCTGCGGGCTTTCACGGGCCGAGGTCGAGAGGCTGATCACGGAGGAGAGGATCGTCTCGGCGGTCCGCCTGCGCGGCAGGCTCTCCGACGACTTCACCTTCATGCTCAAGCGCTGA
- a CDS encoding cupin domain-containing protein: MDNSGYAENSGYADDSVYVGNAGKDAALDRGWLLGHFKDVADPRHSEAVEIKWGVHPPGDERAQWVTGEERVALLVLISGRFRVELPGRSVLLAQQGDYVVWGRGVDHSWIAEEESVVLTVRWPSVPGYKVTV; the protein is encoded by the coding sequence GTGGACAACAGTGGGTATGCGGAAAACAGCGGATATGCGGACGACAGCGTGTATGTGGGTAACGCGGGCAAAGACGCGGCACTGGACCGCGGATGGCTCCTGGGGCACTTCAAGGACGTCGCCGATCCGCGGCACAGCGAGGCCGTGGAGATCAAATGGGGCGTGCATCCGCCGGGCGACGAGCGGGCTCAGTGGGTGACCGGCGAGGAGCGCGTCGCGCTGCTGGTCCTGATCAGTGGCCGCTTCCGGGTGGAACTGCCGGGACGGAGCGTCCTCCTGGCCCAGCAGGGGGACTACGTGGTGTGGGGCCGGGGCGTCGACCACTCGTGGATCGCGGAGGAGGAATCCGTCGTGCTGACGGTCCGCTGGCCTTCTGTCCCCGGGTACAAGGTGACCGTCTGA
- a CDS encoding lytic polysaccharide monooxygenase auxiliary activity family 9 protein: MDKKRKIAAAIGAGMAPVLALTLPTGSASAHGYVNAPASRQAQCAARTVACGEIKYEPQSVEGPKGLRSCSGGNARFAELDDNNKGWKVSDVSRTQTFTWTFTARHRTLNYEYFVDGTKVATVDGHNQQPPATVSHQVNLGSATGKHKVLAVWNIGDTSNAFYACIDVNIR; encoded by the coding sequence ATGGACAAGAAACGGAAGATAGCCGCGGCGATCGGCGCCGGAATGGCGCCCGTCCTCGCCCTCACCCTGCCGACCGGGTCGGCCAGCGCACACGGCTACGTGAACGCCCCGGCGAGCCGCCAGGCGCAGTGTGCCGCCCGCACGGTGGCATGCGGCGAGATCAAGTACGAGCCGCAGAGCGTCGAGGGCCCCAAGGGCCTGCGCAGCTGTAGCGGCGGCAACGCGCGGTTCGCGGAGCTCGACGACAACAACAAGGGCTGGAAGGTCAGCGACGTCAGCCGCACACAGACCTTCACCTGGACGTTCACCGCCCGGCACCGCACCTTGAACTACGAGTACTTCGTCGACGGCACCAAGGTCGCCACCGTCGACGGCCACAACCAGCAGCCGCCGGCCACCGTCTCGCACCAGGTCAACCTGGGCAGCGCCACCGGCAAGCACAAGGTCCTCGCGGTGTGGAACATCGGCGACACGTCCAACGCCTTCTACGCGTGCATCGACGTCAACATCCGCTGA